The Dermacentor andersoni chromosome 1, qqDerAnde1_hic_scaffold, whole genome shotgun sequence genomic interval AGCCCGGGAGCTCTCGTTTGGACCTGCAGCTTGTGGGACATACTTGCCTTGCTCATTTGGTTCAGTATTTTGATCTCCTTTTTCTGTTTAGGACAATCCTTGGAATTGGCCTCGTGGGGTCCATCGCAATTCGAGCACTTTCTTTTATTGTGCATGAAGATACGTCATGGctgccggcacagcggaggcatgCCGTCTGGCCTGTACATACAGCGCTGACATGGCCTAGCTTTAGGCACTTGTGACATTGAAGTGGTCGGGGCACATAAGGACGCACCGGGTGTTTCACGTATCCCACCTTGACATGATCAGGTAGCGTGTCTCCCCCGAAAAGAAGTCTGATGCTCGTCGAGCGACCGAAGCGATGAATATCGATAACCTTCACTGTTGAAGGCAGAAGCCTTTGTAGCTCTCCGTCGCTGATGTCAATCACGGCATCAGAAATAACACCTGCCCTAGTGCGACCACCGTGCACGATGAACGACCGGACTTCTATGTATCCTAGTATGCGCACGGTTTTCAATTTTTTCTAGGGCGGCCTGCGTCGTTACTTCCACTGTGGCTACGTTTTTCTTGGTGTTGAAACGCAGTTCATTAATTCCTTTCAGATCCACATTACCAAAGTAGGTGTTAAGAATCTGTCTGTGTGCAGAATTTAAATTCTTCGAGACGTCGAGAGGGAGGAAGGCAATCCTGTAAGTGGGAGTAGGCGGTCCGTTGGAGCACTGCTCATTTACCTTTTTGGTCGTCTTGCGGTATTTTCTCTTCGGTAGATTGCCCTGCACGACGGTGTAGTCGTTATCGGAGTCCATTGGCTCGCTGCTGGACAAACAGGAACGGACCATCTTCATGTCTACATGGCAGCCTTACGCTATGTCCACGCGGGGCGCAGCGCGGAGAGGCGTGCTCGACGTAAGTGATGACATGCCGTCTGTCATCGCCTCGAACGACTTCTCGTCCAAGGAGCACAATTAAGCCTCCACTGTGACGCAACTGTCGCAGCAAGGCAAGAAGCTACGCTTACTCAGATCTCGGAGCGCGGAGctacctttttctcaaacgctctcttttcaaacaaGAGGTCTTCTCTTCGCCCGTTTCGGAGTTGGCGGCGGAAAACCCTTGACGTCAGCGGGCAGATTCCGATAGAGGGCTGCCACAggctgatagctgacatcaaCGGAGAAGCGTTTATCGATCAATGTGCATCTTCCTTCTGTTACTGCGTATAATAATTGATATAGCCAAAATCTGCGGTTTGAATTTCGGTAAGAATCACGCACTTCCAAATGAAGCCCACTATCGCCAGCTTACTACGCTCAGCCACGCCCGCCCACGTAGGAACGAAGCTTTGGCcaaatttcttatttatttagaTTAGTCTTGAGCAATCGACTAGTCTCGAACCACGCTAAACGTAAGCTTAGACCACTTGTGCATACACTATGCCTGCCGCACCCAAGCGCGCTCAATTCCGGCAGCTCCTGGCTGGACGTGCTTTGCATTTAGCTATTGATAGTGCTTAAAAACGCGCAATCCGGATcgctgcaggacaaagccggtccgcaccatgTAGCGCAGCCAGACTAGAGCACGCGAGCGAGCACTCCAACCCTGCCGCCGCGTATACTTGCGGTTGCTGCGCAGCTGCGTCTTCTGCGTAACGTCAATCAAGGTGTCGGAACGAAACGTTTTCTTGTTCTGGTTCTAGTTTCGTCCCAGAGAAAAGAGTTCCGTTCCTGTTCTGTTCCGGACCGAAAAAAAATCATTCATAACGGTTTATAACGGTTTTGGTTCGCATGCAAACATTTTCGAGACAGGGTAACGATAAAAGCAGTGTTTATTTTTCTCCATACGTGAATTAGGACTTCTTacatcatgctcagtgccttgacttAAGGCACTGAGTATGATCTCAGAAGTGGCACGTCATCGAGTGCACTCGCTGGAATACGTGACCGCTGTTCCAATGAAACGAACTAAAAGGAACATGATCGACAAAACTTTGGTAACAAAGCGTTGTGCCCGTAGAAAACGGAACGATAAGCTCTCCAGCACGCAagccctgggttttgctacgaCGTCGGTCTGCTACGGTGCCGAGCGGCAGGCTTAGACTATAGTGGAGCGCTCGACCGCCTATCGCTTGCACTATCCTTACCTGAGATACGCGCTTACGCGGACGCCTGAGATACGCGCTAATTCTGACATTGCCCGGTGGCGGTTGTTTCGGATCGCCGACTCTCCCCTCGAACCGGTCAAACCGgtcaaaaatatttcggtttcacttcGAAACAATATAATAAATAATGTTTGGGTTACATTTTCGTGCGGGTCAAAAATATCGTTTTGTTACGTTTTTCGTTTTCGTTCTGTTCCGACACACTGGCGTATAATACCGCGCCCGCCGCGGCGTTCCACGATGAGTCCTGCCACCGTAACAACGTAGGCGGGGCACCACAACTCTACCGCCAAAGGCGTAGCCCAGCTCCTTCGGAAAGGAGGACGTGGAGGGCGAATGGAAAAGGTAAATACGCTCGTATGAAgtctttttgaaaaaaaattcttaTAGTAATATATTACTGGAAGGCACAATACTCGCTCCAAGGTGTTTTGGAGGCTTAAAGAAAATGCTGTTAGGGGCCCCTTTAAGCCAACATATGTATGCAGAGACGTTAGCCTGTTTTTCATatagctttattttattttatttatttatttatttatttatttatttatttatttattgcataggaAAACCAGCTTCTATTTTATCTTTCCCACTAAGCCAAGACCGATTACTTGCCACGCATGCGTATGCCCTTCGAATGCAGCGACTCCGTTAAGTACGACAAGCGTAGTAATGAACAACATGCAACATGCCAGGTACATTTAATTATTCGTTACACATTGCGATGACCGTGCTTGCCGCATCTACTACCATCAGCTACCATCAGCTACCACAAAAATAAGTGTACGGGTGATATTACAGAGGCGAAAGCCAGCGAAGGGACCAAGTGTTTCAGTACACCATCCGTTTTGCGGAGGGGAAAAAGCTTGCTTCTTAACTAGTCAGTAAGGCAGCTACGACGCGTCACGTAGctgtacaaatatatatatatatatatatatatatatgtatatatatatatatggacagaATAATTTTAAATAGACGTTAGTGCTAGAGCGCTCTCATATGTTTCCATGTGTGCCTTACTCTATCCTCGTCTTCAAAGCACACCTCAACTCAGTATGCATAGGAAAATCGTCCCAGAAGCAAACTTTTAATTTGTATATTTTTAATTAAAATATTCCATCAAGTATCGCAAGGGCACCGACGAATCAATTTGTTTTCAAAGTTTCCTCAAAGGTACGTAAAATATGTCTGTTCTTTGAATTAAGTTTTTCTATTAACTCTGACTGCATCCAAAATCAATCTGCTTCCAACCTTTTCCACGAAGTCTACACCGATGAGACGTCAGGTACATGAAATCTGTGTAGTGaatttatttctttaagtttAATGAGTGCATCTATAAATAAATTGTGACTAAGTATATTGGTGTTGTCTAGCGGCAGTCAGAAACGCAGCCTCAGCAACGAGAGCTCAGCTGGATGGGCGAACTGGCCTCGAGGCATGCGGTGGCGACGGGACTTTCTAGTCTACCATTATTCCTAAcaataccccctccccccttcccggCTCAAGAAGGAGATACGGTGGGGCCATAATAAGGCTTGAGTCTGTTTACATGAACACTTTGACGTCCACGGCGACAGCGGTCACCTGGGGGTGACAGTGACTCGATGATGTAGTTGACGGGCGAAGTTTGGGCAATTACGCAGTAACGACCATAAAATTTCAGAGGAGAGGCCAGGACTAGTAGGTGGGACTCAGAGCCATACAAGGGATTTAGGAGGGAAGGTGGGAGCTGGTCTGCCGTCGTCACGTCGGCGCTTTTGGCGAGATTGGTCTGCGGTATTGAGTGAATGGTCGAGCTGCCGACATTCCTCGGCATGCGTAGCGGCGGTGGAAACTGGAGTCCACTCTGAAGCATCTGGACTATATGTAAAAAATGTATCAATGGTACAAGAAGGTTTACGGTCGTAGAGAAGGAAGAACTTAGAGAATCTTTGTGTGGCTTGCTTGGCGATGTTGTAGGCGTACGTTGCGAATGGTAGAACAAGGTCCCATATAGTTGGAATTATCCGAGACGACACACATGGACAGCATGTCGCTGAGAGTTCGGTTGAACCGTTCCATCAGACCATTTGTCTAAGGCGGTGGTGTTGCGATGTACATGTAGAACGTTGCATTGATGAAGGAGTGATTGGACTACTTCAGAGAGAAACACTCGCCCTCGCTCACTCCAGAGTTCACAGGGTACGCCGTGGTGTAGAACGAAGTTATGGAGGATGAAAAAAGAGACGCCGTGCGCTAGGGCCGCTCGGAGGGCAGCGGTTTCCCCATATCGCGTATGGTGATCGACGCAACTATGACCCAACGCTTTCCAGCATGCAGCCGTACATGGAAAAGGCCCATATAAATCAAGTCTCAACCAATCAAGGGGCGGACTGGGCATGGAAGTGGCTGCAAAGGAGCGGCGGGATGAGGAGCCGATATTTGTGACGTTGGAAATCAGTGCACGAGAAATATTTGGTGACGTAATTGTACACGCCACGCCAGTAATATCACAGTTGAAGGCGCGTTTAAGTCTTGCACAAGTCGCCATAGCCACACTGCGGGTCGGCAAGAAATGGAAATGCGGGTCGGAGTTGGCACGGAACCGCTAGAAGCCACTTGCAGCCATTGCTATGGTAATTTATGCAGAAGTCCATTGCGAACGGTGAAATGTAGCGCTTGGCGGCAGAGTGCGCGAGTCGCCGGTGGTCCAACAGGATTCGTCAGAAAGTTCAGAAGCGTGCTATCTATAGGTATTTTTGTTGCTCTGAAGCGAGGTCAGTGAAGTCCAAATATTATGGAGTGGGCCTCAGGGGCAAAACTCTGTTGACGTCGGGTGGGATCGGTGAACGTGATAAAGCATCGGCGTCAGAATGCTTGCGCCCGGAGCGGTTGACAGCCCTGATGTCGTATTCCTGTACATATAAGGCCCATCGCGCGAGGCGCCCGGACGTGTTCTTTGagggacgacaaccagcaaagcgcaTAGTGGTCTGTGACGACGTCAAAAGGTGGACCGTAAAGGTAATAAGGCAAAATTTACTAAGAGTCCACACAATGGCTAAACATTCCTTTGCAGTCACAGAGTAGTTCGCTTCAGCTTTGGTGAGAGTTCCGCTGGCGTAGGCTACAGCATATTCGCCAAAGCCACACTTTCGTTGTGCGAGCACTACACCGGCCAGACCAATGCTGCTGGCCTCAGTGTGAATTTCTGTAGGAGCATTCGGATCGAAGTGACGTAAAATTGGTGGCGAGGTAAGTAGAATTAACGCAGCTAGCAGGGCGAGTTGGTGATGGGACATATTCTTAGGCGTGGGCagtgcaacccggacgaaggagaAAAGGAAGTAGACGACAATAGCGCAGACTAACAGTTAGTTATGAACAGTTGTTAGGTCTGCGCTCGTATCATCTTCTTCCTTTTGCCCTTCGTCCGTGTTGCACTGCTCACCTCTAAGGTAAGCAGACAACGTAAGGTGGTAAATATGACGTCACACGTATCTGACAAGGTAGGAAGGTCACTGGTGCCGGTAAGAAGCTGTATCGCACAGGCCTGCACAGGTTTATTACGCAGTAGTCTCGTTGGCGTAGGAAATTCGGCCACGGCTCGGAACTTAGCGGCATCAGGAAATACACCATGTTTGGAAACAACATGGCCCAATATGGTTgttatgcacacacacaaaaaaacgcaCACTTCAAGTTAAGTTGTAGGCCAGCCTTGCGTATGGCTGGTCAGAACTCGTTTCAGGTGTTGAAGGTGTGTCGGGAAGTCGGGCACAAACACAACAACGTCATCTAAATAACAGGGGGATGTTTGACACTTCAGGCCACAAAAAAATAGTGTCGATCATCCGGTTAAACGTGGCTGAAGCATTACAAAGGCCGAGCGTCATGACATAAAATTTGTACAAGCCGTCCGGTGGGACAAATGCGGTTTGCAGCGACAAGCCTCACCCATGGGTACCTGCCAGTATCCAGAGCGAAGatctaaggaagaaaaaaaaagaaatgggctccCTGTAagcagtcaagtgcgtcgtctatGCGTGCTAAAGGTATGCTTGGCAAAGATTTATGCGTGGAAAAAGTTAGTAGTCTGCGCTCTCCCTGtcctctttttacagcgaagctgcatatggctaggtttccgtttttttttttttttgtgcgtgtgtagaAGAGGTTCGCGTAGACCTAGAAATCGATATTGCAACGCCGCCGGCTCGGGAGTCGACGCGCCGTTTGCATAGGTCTACGGTGTAGCCACGTCGACGTCTAGCGTTCTCCTCGGGGTATTCGGAGTCCCAACGGGCATCGCGCACACGCTTCACGTTGGCGGCCCGCTCGTCGTCGGTGGTCTCCTTCCGCCGCCTCCGTGCCCATTCCCGTTTCTGTTCGCCAAGACAATCTTCACGGGCACGATGCTGTGCCCGTAAAGCTAAACCCAATGTGGGCGCCTCTTTACTGTTACGTCAACATCGCCTAGCGACGTTATCAGCAGTTGCGTTCTGGCCGTGCAAGGCTTAGGACGCGTATGCGCACATATATTACATCAATATGAACGAGCCGTCAATGCGCTTTGACCGTACACAACACAGCAAAACAGTTAGGTAACCATTCAGTTACCTTAACATACGTCAATATTCCCCGTTTCTTCATGCCATTTCATTATGGAATAAACTACCACAAGAAGTAGTCAACGCTAATAAAACACAATCGTTAGTTCATCTTGTGAATAATATTTCTTTTGATTATTAGCGCCCTGCACACAAGGAAGGAAATTAATTCTCGTCTGTGTGTTGTACAAAAATTAGGTAAAATGCTGAATTTAGTGATGTGTTGTGTGTTCATGGTTTATCCCTACTTTGTTGTCGAGTTGCAAACTACTACAGTTCCTACTTCGTATTTACTGTTAATTCTAAATTGCAAATGCTGATGTCcctctatatttttttattgtgtagTTTTCTATTCTTCGATTTTTAGTCTTGCTTATTACCgttgatgtaaccactcctgcttgggcccgaatcAAGCATGCactatgttaaataaataaataaatatagtcaTCACTatacatagcttcgctggtcatccatccccacagagtggaatgacactGAATTTTTCCCGTTCTTCTGCAACCTTGCCCAGTACGTTTATAATTCAAGTTAAACATCCTTTTACGCGACCTTGTTCAAACGATGATAAACGGCGCAAAATCAGACGaaaaccatctttctttctaagaAGAACGACTGCAGATGGCCACGTAAATGGCCACTTGATGGCTGAATAACGCCGCGAGTGAGCACGTGGCTCACCTGCTCGTCAGGAGCCCGCCTCTCTGTGGCCGAAACCCGGTGCGGTATCTGCTTCAGGAGCATGGTACTCAGTTGATGATGTGGGAGACAGCTGTCGCTCGACCCAGAGAAGTACTGTGGCAATCAAATGAAGAGATGAATCGATGAAGAAGACGGAGAAGCGCGACGCTGCGACACAGTAAGATTGCGCTCGATGGCTGCGGTAAAAGGGTGCGGTGAGGAACTCGAAACCACAAGGCCTACAGCGGCGACGTAAGCAGCAGCTGGGTCTCCGTGCGTGTCGAAAAGTAAGGGCGCCGGTTCAGCACGACCGAGGCACTCGTGGCGCAACAAAGAAGCGGGAGCGACGTCGGGTGAAAAGAAAGAGTACTGCAATTATTCAACATATCTTCCACATAGCCGACACTAATAGGATGCGAGTTACGTGAAATCTGTCTGCTGAATGAAATTATTAACCATAATGAACGGAATGATGAATCACTGTGTTCAAACTTTTCTGCATAGCCAACACCGATGAAATGTCAGGTACGTGAAATCTCTCTACTGAAATAAACTTTTCCGTTGAACGTAAAGAGTGCAGCAGTTAATCAATATATATTCTACATAGCCAGCACCAATAGGATGTCGGGAACGTGAAATCTGTGTACTGAATTAAATTAGTCTGTTGAAAGTAAACGAGTACATCAATTAATCAATATATTTTTCACGTAGCCAACGCCAATAGAATGCCATGTACGCGAAATCTGTTTGTTGAATTGAATTATTTTGTTAACCATAATGGAGTGCAGCGATGAATCACTCTGCTCCCAATTTTTTGTGCATCGCCAACACCGATGAAATACCAGGCACGTTAAATCTGTCTACTGAAATAAATTTTTCCGTCATAAATAAAGAGTGCGGAAATTAAACAATATATTTTTGCCTAGCCAATACCAATAGGATGCCAGGTACGTGAAATCTCTCCATTGAGTGAAATTATTTTGTTAATCACAATGAGTGCAGTAATGAATCACTGTTTTAAATCTTTTCGAAATAGCCATCAACAACATAATGCCCGGTACATGAAATCTGTGTATTGAATTAAATTATTCTATTGAACACAAAGAGTGGAGCAATTAACATATTTTTTACGGAGCCCACACCAATAGCATGCCAGGTACCTGAAATCTGtctattgaaagaaaatatttttaaTCATAATGAGTGCAGCAATGATTCACTCTGTTTTCAAACTTTTCCTTTTCTACATAGCCAATAACGATGAAGTGCCCGGTACGTGAAATATCTCAATTGAATTAAATTATTCTCTTGAATATAACGAATGGAGCTATTAATATATTTTATACATAGCCTACACCAATATCATGCTAGGTACCTGAAATTTGTCTATTGAATTAAATTATTTTGTTAACCATAACACTTGCAAAGAGAAATCTGTCTTCAATCTTTTCTATATAGCCAACACCGATGAAATGCCAGGTACATGAAATCTATCTATTGGATTAAAAAATTCAGATCAAAATAAAGAGTGCACCAATTAATGAATGTATTTTTTACAAAGTCAGCACAAGTAGTATGCCAGCTACATGAAATATTTGTATTGAATGGAATAATTTTGGCAGCCATGAGTGCAACGATGAATCACTCTGCTTCCAATGTTTTTCATATAGCCAACACCAATGAAATGCCAGGTATGTGAAATCTGTCTATTCAAATAATCTTTCCGCTGAAGATAAAGAGTGCGGTAATTAATCAATATATTTTCTACATAGCCAATAGCAATAGAATGCCTAGTATGCGAAATCTGTATATTGAATGAAATTATTATGTTAGCCATAATGAGTGTAGCGATGAATCACTCTGGTTTCAATCTTTTCCAAATAGTCAACACCGATGAAATGCCAGGTACATGAAATCTGTCTATTGGATTAAAAAATTCAGATCAAAATAAAGAGTGCACCAATTAATGAATGTATTTTTTACAAAGTCAGCACAAGTAGTATGCCAGCTACATGAAATATTTGTATTGAATGGAATAATTTTGGCAGCCATGAGTGCAACGATGAATCACTCTGCTTCCAATGTTTTTCATATAGCCAACACCAATGAAATGCCAGGTATGTGAAATCTGTCTATTCAAATAATCTTTCCGCTGAAGATAAAGAGTGCGGTAATTAATCAATATATTTTCTACATAGCCAATAGCAATAGAATGCCTAGTATGCGAAATCTGTATATTGAATGAAATTATTATGTTAGCCATAATGAGTGTAGCGATGAATCACTCTGGTTTCAATCTTTTCCAAATAGTCAAAAGCGCTGAAATGCCAGGTACGTGAAATCTGTCCATTGCATAAAATATTCGGTTCAAAATAAGAAGTGCACCAATTAATAAATATACCTTCTACATAGCCAACACCAATGAAAGGCCAGGTACGTGAAATCTGTCTATTCAAATAAATTTTTCCGTTGAAAATAAAGAGTGCAGGAATTGATTATTTTACTTTCTACATAGCCGACACCGATAGGATGCCAGGTACGTGAAATCTGTAATTGAAGGAAATGATTTTGTTAACCATATGGAATGCAGCGATGAATCACTCCGTTTTAGATATCTACAAAATAGCCAACAGCGATGAAAAGCCAGGTGTGTGAAATCCGTCCATTGAATCAAATCATTCTGTTGAAAATAAAGTGTGCAGCAATTAATATATTCTCTACATAGCCAACACCAATGGGATGCCAGGTACGTGAAATCTCTCTATTGAATGAAATTATTTTGTTAACCATAACGAGTGCAGTGATGAATCACTCTGCTTCCTATCTTTTCCACATAGCCAACACCAATGAAATGCCAGGTACGTGAAATTTGTTCATTGAATTCAATTGTTCTATTCAGAATAAAGCGCGCAGCAAGTAATTAATATATTTTCTACATAGCCAACACCAGTAGGATGCCAGGTACGTGAAATCTTTGTATTGAATGAAATTACTTTGGTAACCATAATAAGTGCAGGGATAATTCACTCTGTTTCCAACGTTTTCCGCATAGCCAACACCAATGAAACGCCAGGTACGTTAATCTGTCTATTCAAATAAATTTTTCCGTTGAAAATAAAGAGTGCAGGAATTAATTATTTTACTTTCTACATAGCCGACACCGATAGGATGCCAGGTACGTGAAATCTGTAATTGAAGGAAATGATTTTGTTAACCATATGGAGTGCAGCGATGAATCACTCCGTTTTAGATATCTACAAAATAGCCAACAGCGATGAAAAGCCAGGTGCGTGAAATCTGTCCATTGAATTAAATTATTCTGTTGAAAATAAAGTGTGCAGCAATTAATATATTTTCTACATAGCCAACACCAATGGGATGCCAGGTACGTGAAATCTCTCTATTGAATGAAATTATTTTGTTAACCATAACGAGTGCAGTGATGAATCACTCTGCTTCCTATCTTTTCCACATAGCCAACACCAATGAAATGCCAGGTACGTGAAATCTGTTCATTGAATTAAATTATTCTATTCAGAATAAAGTGCGCAGCAAGTAATTTATATATTTTCTACATAGCCGACACCAGTAGGATGCCAGGTACGTGAAATCTTTGTATTGAATGAAATTACTTTGGTAACCATAATAAGTGCAGTGATAATTCACTCTGCTTCCAACGTTTTCCGCATAGCCAACACCAATGAAACGCCAGGTACGTTAATCTGTCTATTCAAATAAATTTTTCCGTTGAAAATAAAGAGTGCAGGAATTAATTATTTTACTTTCTACATAGCCGACACCGATAGGATGCCAGGTACGTGAAATCTGTAATTGAAGGAAATGATTTTGTTAACCATATGGAGTGCAGCGATGAATCACTCCGTTTTAGATATCTACAAAATAGCCAACAGCGATGAAAAGCCAGGTGCGTGAAATCTGTCCATTGAATTAAATTATTCTGTTGAAAATAAAGTGTGCAGCAATTAATATATTTTCTACATAGCCAACACCAATGGGATGCCAGGTACGTGAAATCTCTCTATTGAATGAAATTATTTTGTTAACCATAACGAGTGCAGTGATGAATCACTCTGCTTCCTATCTTTTCCACATAGCCAACACCAATGAAATGCCAGGTACGTGAAATCTGTTCATTGAATTAAATTATTCTATTCAGAATAAAGTGCGCAGCAAGTAATTAATATATTTTCTACATAGCCGACACCAGTAGGATGCCAGGTACGTGAAATCTTTGTATTGAATGAAATTACTTTGGTAACCATAATAAGTGCAGTGATAATTCACTCTGCTTCCAACGTTTTCCGCATAGCCAACACCAATGAAACGCCAGGTACGTTAATCTGTCTATTCAAATAAATTTTTCCGTTGAAAATAAAGAGTGCAGGAATTAATTATTTTACTTTCTACATAGCCGACACCGATAGGATGCCAGGTACGTGAAATCTGTAATTGAAGGAAATGATTTTGTTAACCATATGGAGTGCAGCGATGAATCACTCCGTTTTAAATATCTACAATATAGCCAACAGCGATGAAAAGCCAGGTGCGTGAAATCTGTCCGCTGAATTAAATTATTCTGTTGAAAATAAAGAGTGCAACAATTATTATATTTTCTACATAGCCAACACCAATAGGATGCCAGGTACGTGAAATCTCTCTATTGAATGAAATTATTCTATTCAGAATAAAGTGCGCAGCAAGTAATTGATGTATTGTCTACATAGCCAACACCAGTAGGATGCCAGGTACGTGAAATCTGTCTATTGAATGAAACTATTTTGTTAACCATAACGAGTGCAGTGATGAATCAATCTGTTTTCAATCTTTTCCCTAAATCCAGCACCAAGGGCAGGCAAAGTACATGAAATCTCTCGTTTAATTGTGTCAGGTTTTTCTGTGAACTTTATTCACTGCAGCGAAGAACCAATCTGCTTTGAATATTTTTCATGAAGACCGCACCGATGAGTTGCCTAGTAGGTGAAATCTGTGTATTGATTTGAGCTATTCCGCTAAGTATCACAAGTGTAGCGATGAATCAACCTGTTTTCGGTGTTTCACCCAAGGCCAATACGGGCTGCATGCCAGGTACGTAAAATTagtttgtttctttattcaaGTCTTTCGGTTTTTTAATGATGACTTAAGCAAACAATCAATCTGTTTTCACTCTTTACCACAATAGCTGTACCGTTTAGATGCCGGGCAAGCGAAATTTTTCTATTGAACTAAATAATTTCCTGAACTGTATTGAGTGCAGCAATGAATCAATCTATTTTTAATCTTTCCCACAAGGCCAACAGTGATGAGGtgccagacacacacacatatatataatgTCTAATAACGCGAATTACTCTTCGTATTGTCACACTTGTTTTTTTTCCTGCCATGTAACCTATTAAGTTGTTTTCTTGGACCGATGCCGAATATTGTTTCTAGAAAAGTCGGCCAATTTCGAAGGCAGCGCCATCTGAAAATACTACACTTTTTTGTTGCGCTGGCAGGAATTGAACCCGCTTTGCACGGGTTCAGCAAGCAAGCAGCCCGGCGGTTTAGCACACTGCACCATGAATGCCAGCAGGGTGGGATGCAATTATGCTCTTTGTTCACACG includes:
- the LOC126547761 gene encoding uncharacterized protein isoform X4, producing the protein MSANNDEVPANTNEMPVKSAEMPANTNERPADTDRMPDIYKIANSDEKPANTNGMPANTNEMPANTSRMPANTNETPADTDRMPDIYKIANSDEKPANTNGMPANTNEMPADTSRMPANTNETPADTDRMPDIYKIANSDEKPANTNGMPANTNEMPADTSRMPANTNETPADTDRMPAMNHSVLNIYNIANSDEKPANTNRMPEAHTNEKPATVDGMAAHTDDMPTHTNEKPATTAGMAAHTDGMPAHTNEKPATTAEMAGPEMMLTRGLAMMSSPGPEIPSTHGTKIFPTPGLEVMPTGDLAWTEAEIPCSRQMCMMACARDNQDTIVIDAACAGWGQCTCKFNP
- the LOC126547761 gene encoding uncharacterized protein isoform X10; the protein is MSANNDEVPANTNEMPVKSAEMPANTNERPADTDRMPDIYKIANSDEKPANTNGMPANTNEMPANTSRMPANTNETPADTDRMPDIYKIANSDEKPANTNGMPANTNEMPADTSRMPANTNETPADTDRMPANTNGMPANTNEMPADTSRMPANTNETPADTDRMPAMNHSVLNIYNIANSDEKPANTNRMPANTSRMPEAHTNEKPATVDGMAAHTDDMPTHTNEKPATTAGMAAHTDGMPAHTNEKPATTAEMAGPEMMLTRGLAMMSSPGPEIPSTHGTKIFPTPGLEVMPTGDLAWTEAEIPCSRQMCMMACARDNQDTIVIDAACAGWGQCTCKFNP
- the LOC126547761 gene encoding uncharacterized protein isoform X3, which gives rise to MSANNDEVPANTNEMPVKSAEMPANTNERPADTDRMPDIYKIANSDEKPANTNGMPANTNEMPANTSRMPANTNETPADTDRMPDIYKIANSDEKPANTNGMPANTNEMPADTSRMPANTNETPADTDRMPANSDEKPANTNGMPANTNEMPADTSRMPANTNETPADTDRMPAMNHSVLNIYNIANSDEKPANTNRMPANTSRMPEAHTNEKPATVDGMAAHTDDMPTHTNEKPATTAGMAAHTDGMPAHTNEKPATTAEMAGPEMMLTRGLAMMSSPGPEIPSTHGTKIFPTPGLEVMPTGDLAWTEAEIPCSRQMCMMACARDNQDTIVIDAACAGWGQCTCKFNP
- the LOC126547761 gene encoding uncharacterized protein isoform X5, which codes for MSANTNEMPVKSAEMPANTNERPADTDRMPDIYKIANSDEKPANTNGMPANTNEMPANTSRMPANTNETPADTDRMPDIYKIANSDEKPANTNGMPANTNEMPADTSRMPANTNETPADTDRMPDIYKIANSDEKPANTNGMPANTNEMPADTSRMPANTNETPADTDRMPAMNHSVLNIYNIANSDEKPANTNRMPANTSRMPEAHTNEKPATVDGMAAHTDDMPTHTNEKPATTAGMAAHTDGMPAHTNEKPATTAEMAGPEMMLTRGLAMMSSPGPEIPSTHGTKIFPTPGLEVMPTGDLAWTEAEIPCSRQMCMMACARDNQDTIVIDAACAGWGQCTCKFNP
- the LOC126547761 gene encoding uncharacterized protein isoform X14, which translates into the protein MSANNDEVPANTNEMPVKSAEMPANTNERPADTDRMPANTNEMPANTSRMPANTNETPADTDRMPDIYKIANSDEKPANTNGMPANTNEMPADTSRMPANTNETPADTDRMPDIYKIANSDEKPANTNGMPANTNEMPADTSRMPANTNETPADTDRMPAMNHSVLNIYNIANSDEKPANTNRMPANTSRMPEAHTNEKPATVDGMAAHTDDMPTHTNEKPATTAGMAAHTDGMPAHTNEKPATTAEMAGPEMMLTRGLAMMSSPGPEIPSTHGTKIFPTPGLEVMPTGDLAWTEAEIPCSRQMCMMACARDNQDTIVIDAACAGWGQCTCKFNP
- the LOC126547761 gene encoding uncharacterized protein isoform X7, with translation MSANNDEVPANTNEMPVKSAEMPANTNERPADTDRMPDIYKIANSDEKPANTNGMPANTNEMPANTSRMPANTNETPADTDRMPDIYKIANSDEKPANTNGMPANTNEMPADTSRMPANTNETPADTDRMPDIYKIANSDEKPANTNGMPANTNEMPADTSRMPANTNETPADTDRMPANSDEKPANTNRMPANTSRMPEAHTNEKPATVDGMAAHTDDMPTHTNEKPATTAGMAAHTDGMPAHTNEKPATTAEMAGPEMMLTRGLAMMSSPGPEIPSTHGTKIFPTPGLEVMPTGDLAWTEAEIPCSRQMCMMACARDNQDTIVIDAACAGWGQCTCKFNP
- the LOC126547761 gene encoding uncharacterized protein isoform X21, yielding MSANNDEVPANTNEMPVKSAEMPANTNERPADTDRMPDIYKIANSDEKPANTNGMPANTNEMPANTSRMPANTNETPADTDRMPDIYKIANSDEKPANTNGMPANTNEMPADTSRMPANTNETPADTDRMPANSDEKPANTNGMPANTNEMPANTSRMPEAHTNEKPATVDGMAAHTDDMPTHTNEKPATTAGMAAHTDGMPAHTNEKPATTAEMAGPEMMLTRGLAMMSSPGPEIPSTHGTKIFPTPGLEVMPTGDLAWTEAEIPCSRQMCMMACARDNQDTIVIDAACAGWGQCTCKFNP